A single genomic interval of Peromyscus leucopus breed LL Stock chromosome 7, UCI_PerLeu_2.1, whole genome shotgun sequence harbors:
- the LOC114691237 gene encoding olfactory receptor 8B8-like, translating into MAVANDSVVTEFILFGLTDQPDLQIPLFLLFLVMYMITALGNMALIILIVLNSHLHTPMYFFLFNLSFVDFCYSSVITPKMLMNFMLKKNFISYVGCMTQFYLFCFCVISECYVLTSMAYDRYVAICNPLLYNIVMSPKVCSYLMLASYFMGFSGAIIHTGCVLRLTFCDGNTIDHYFCDVLPLMQLSCTSTYINKIEIFIVAGKDIIVPTVIIFISYGFIISSIFQMRSTEGRSKAFSTCSSHIIAVSLFFGSGAFMYLKPNSVGPTNNGKISSIIYTTVIPMMNPLIYSLRNKDVKAALRNTLNKKIL; encoded by the coding sequence atggctgtgGCAAATGACTCTGTGGTAACTGAATTCATTCTCTTTGGGTTAACAGACCAGCCTGACCTCCAAATACCCCTGTTCCTGCTCTTTCTAGTAATGTACATGATAACGGCATTGGGCAACATGGCTTTAATTATTCTCATTGTACTGAATTCTCACCTTCACACCCCTAtgtattttttcctatttaaCTTATCCTTTGTAGACTTTTGTTACTCTTCTGTAATTACACCAAAAATGCTAATGAACTTCAtgctaaagaaaaattttatctcCTATGTGGGATGCATGACCCAGttctacttattttgtttttgtgtcattTCTGAGTGTTATGTCCTGACAtcaatggcctatgatcgctatgtggccatctgcaatcCACTCTTGTATAATATTGTCATGTCTCCCAAGGTGTGTTCCTATCTTATGCTTGCTTCATACTTCATGGGGTTTTCTGGTGCCATAATCCACACTGGTTGTGTCTTGAGACTGACCTTCTGTGATGGGAATACCATCGACCACTATTTCTGTGATGTCCTCCCTTTGATGCAGCTCTCCTGTACCAGCACCTATATTAATAAGATAGAGATTTTCATTGTAGCAGGAAAAGACATCATTGTGCCCACTGTGATCATCTTTATTTCTTACGGCTTCATCATCTCTAGCATATTCCAAATGAGGTCCACTGAAGGCAGGTCAAAAGCCTTCAGCACTTGCAGTTCCCACATAATTGctgtctctttgttctttggaTCTGGTGCATTTATGTATCTCAAGCCCAACTCAGTTGGACCAacaaataatggaaaaatatctTCAATTATTTATACCACTGTAATTCCCATGATGAATCCATTAATTTATAGCTTGAGGAACAAAGATGTTAAAGCTGCCTTGAGAAACACTCTGAACAAGAAAATCTTATAA